TAAAAAAGTAGAAAAAAATTTAATTGAATACGAAACACTCGATGGAGAAATACATACCTTAAATTTTGATTTTGCAATGCTGTTACCTCCTTTCACAGGTGTTCCATTAAAAGCATTTAATAATGCAAATGAAGACATAAGCAATAAACTATTTAATCCATCTGGATTTATGAAAGTTGATGCAGATTATAATCAAAAACCTTACGAACAATGGCTTCCAGAAGATTGGCCAAAAACATATCAAACGCAATACAAAAATGTTTTTGCAATTGGAATTGCATTTGCGCCACCGCATCAAATCTCTCGTCCGTTAAAGACTAAAAATGGAACTATTATTGCTCCTGCACCACCTCGTACAGGCATGCCATCTGGTGTCATGGGTAAAATTGTTGCAAAATCGATCACAGAAATGATTAAAAATAATAACCTCGAGCCAGCTTATTCTGCATCAATGGCTGAGCTAGGAGCTGCGTGCGTAGCTTCAGCAGGGGCGAGTATTTTAAATGGCAGTGCGGCATCAATGACAATGTATCCAATTGTCCCAAATTATAACTTATACCCAGCCTTCGGGAGAGACACAAATTATACTACAGGAGAAATTGGGAGTGCAGGACACTGGATAAAGAAAATTTTACATTACATGTTCATTTATAAAGCAAAAGGATATTTATTTTGGTGGCTTATTCCAGAATAAATAATTTAAAAAGGAAGCAAAAAAATGAAACCAACCCGTTCTATAGAATATTTTGCGCCAAGACCAACTCCTGTGACTCTTTATTTTAGAACTTTTTGGCTTTGGCAATTAATACGATTCGTCATTATCAATATTCGCATGATGAATATGATTAGTAAATCTCATGGAAAAAAAATTAGATAATTTACATCAAAATAAATTATCTAATTTTTTTCCAAACTTAAAAACAAAATTTATAAAAAACGATGTCGAGATTATTTTAATTTAGTTATTTGAGTTATCATAAGATGATTGATATCAAATCAATAAAAAACCCCTAAGAGATATTTTTGTATCGCTTAGGGGTAAAAAATAAAGGCTGCACCGAGCTACTCTTCCACACCTAAGGGTGCAGTACCATTGCCGCAGGCGGGCTTGACTTCGGAGTTCGGAATGGGATCCGGTATTTCCCCGCCGCAATCAGCACAGCCAAATCGAGACTAGAACGTGAGGTTCTCAGTTTTTAGGAGAGAAGGGGTTCACGTATAAAAAAGGTAAACAAGAACAGACAGAGAAGATAAAGCGTAAGAAGAGAGTGTTGAAGAGATGAGTGATTGAGAAAGATGGCTCAATGCCAATGATGTCTTAAAAGGAAGTGGTCAGGGTGATTAGTAATGGTTAGCTCAATGCCTTACAGCACGTACACATCCATCCTATCGAACTTGTCGTCTTCAAGTGCCCTGCGAGATTGCTCTCGAGGAAGTTCATCTTAGGAATAGTTTCCCGCTTAGATGCTTTCAGCGGTTACCCAAACCGAACATAGCTACCCAGCTGTGCCACTGGCGTGACAACTGGTTCACCAGGGGTTCGTCCAACCCGGTCCTCTCGTACTAAGGTCAGGTTCCTGCAACTTCCCAAACGCCCACGACGGATAGGAACCGAACTGTCTCACGACGTTCTGAACCCAGCTCGCGTACCACTTTAATTGGCGAACAGCCAAACCCTTGGGACCTGCTCCAGCCCCAGGATGTGATGAGCCGACATCGAGGTGCCAAACACCGTCGTCGATGTGAACTCTTGGACGGTATCAGCCTGTTATCCCCGGAGTACCTTTTATCCGTTGAGCGATGGCCCTTCCATGCGGTGCCACCGGATCACTAGAACCCACTTTCGTGTCTGTTCGACCTGTCGGTCTCTCAGTGAGGCTACCTTCTGCTCTTGCGCTCGACGCCTGGTTTCTATCCAGGCTGAGGTAACCTTCGCGCGCCTCCGTTACATTTTGGGAGGCGACCGCCCCAGTCAAACTGCCCGCCAGGCACTGTCCCTGAACCCGCTTAGGGTTCGAGGTTAGAATTCTCAGACATGCAGGGTGGTATTTCAACGATGGCTCCCCCGCAGCTGGCGCCACGGGCTCAAAGCCTCCCACCTATCCTACACAACATATCCAAGAAACCAATGCCAAGTTGCAGTAAAGGTTCACGGGGTCTTTCCGTCCTGTCGCGGGAAGGGGGCATTTTCACCCCCATTTCAATTTCGCTGAGTGCCAGGCAGAGACAGCGGACCAGTCGTTACGCCATTCGTGCAGGTCGGAACTTACCCGACAAGGAATTTCGCTACCTTAGGACCGTTATAGTTACGGCCGCCGTTTACTGGGGCTTCAATTCAAAGCTTTACCTTGCGGCTGACTTCTCCTTTTAACCTTCCAGCACCGGGCAGGCGTCAGACCCTATACGTCACCTTGCGGTTTCGCAGAGTCCTGTGTTTTTGGTAAACAGTCGCTAGTCCCTATTTTGTGCCACCCGCTCTCGCGGGCCTACCTTCTCCCGAAGTTACGGTAGTAAATTGCAGAGTTCCTTTGCCTGGGATCTCTCAAACGCCTTGGTATACTCTACCCACCCACCTGTGTCGGTTTACGGTACGGGCAAAGACACTTCATCACTTAGCAGCTTTTCTTGTCAGTACGGACTCAGAGAACTTACGCCATCAGCTTTCAGTTGGTCAAAAAGGCGATTTCCCTACCTCTTCTCCCTACGGCCTTAGACTGGTATCCAATACCCAGCTCCTCCTATCCCTCTGCGCCCCTGCATCGCTCCATGTCTCTGGCTCAGGAATATTCACCTGATTGCCATCGGTTACGCCTCTCGGCCTCACCTTACGGACCCGGCTTACCCTGGGGGGATTGACCTCTCCCAGGAACCCTTGGGTTATCGGCGGACGGGGTTCTCACCCGTCTTACGCTACTCATGTCCGCATTTGCTCTTGTCTTTCCTCCAGCACCCCTCACAGAATGCCTTCGACGGTCGAGACAATGCTCCCCTACCATAGATTTACATCTATCCGGTGCTTCGGTGATGTGCTTGAGCCCCGTTGAATCTTCGGCGCGGGACCATTAGACCAGTGAGCTATTACGCTTTCTTTAAATGGTGGCTGCTTCTAAGCCAACATCCTGGCTGTCTAAACGTTCCCACATCCTTTTCCACTTAGCACATTCTTGGGGACCTTAGCTGCCGGTCTGGGCTCTTACCCTCTCCACTATGGACCTTCTCGCCCACAGTGTGTCTCCTGTATTCTTACTTGTTGGTATTCGGAGTTTGACTAAGTTTGGTAACCCGGCAAGGCCCCTAGCTTAATCAGTGCTCTACCCCCTACAAGAAACATACAAGGCAATACCTAAATATTTTTCGGGGAGAACCAGCTATCGCCACGTTTGATTAGCCTTTCACCCCTACCCACAGCTCATCCGAGGCCTTTTCAACGGCCACCAGTTCGGTCCTCCACGGAGTCTTACCTCCGCTTCAACCTGGCCATGGGTAGATCACGTGGCTTCGGGTCTATTCCCTGCAACTCAAGCGCCTTATTCAGACTCGGTTTCCCTACGGCTCCAAGGCTCATGCCTCTTAGCCTCGCTGCAAAAAATAACTCGCGGACCCATTATGCAAAAGGTACGCTGTCACACAATCGCTTGTGCTCCAACTGCTTGTAGGCGTACGGTTTCAGGTTCTATTTCACTCCCCTCACCGGGGTTCTTTTCACCTTTCCCTCACGGTACTTGTTCACTATCGGTCATCGGGGAATATTTAGGCTTGGCAGATGGTCCTGCCGGATTCACACCGGATGTTTGTGTCCTGTGCTACTCGGGATACTGCTCGCAGTGTCTTGGCTTTCGGGTACAGGTCTTTCACCTTCTTTGGCCGTGCCTTCCAGCACTTTCCCCTAGCCGCAATCACTCACTTTATACAGTCCCACAACCCCAACAGAAATCACTTCCTGCGGTTTGGCCTCTTCCAGGTTCGCTCGCCGCTACTACCGGAATCACTTATTTGTTTTCTTTTCCTGAAGGTACTAAGATGTTTCAATTCCCTTCGTTCGCTCCGACAAACCTATTTATTCAGTCTGTGGTCACCTTAACGGTGGGGTTCCCCCATTCGGACATCACCGGGTCAAAGCCTTTTGGGCGGCTCGCCGATGCTTTTCGCAGCCTAACACGTCCTTCTTCGCTTCCCGATACCTAGGCATCCTCCGTACGCCCTTAATTACTTCCTCAAAGACATCATTCGCTTTGAGCTCTCTACTCTCACACTCGATAAAACACTCGCATGCCTATCTCGTGCTCTTCTTCTCTCTCTTCTTACGTCTTATTCTCTTGTCAAATAACTCTCTGGGTCTCTTTACCCAGCGCTTCTCTTATGGTGGACGCTAGGAGGGTCGAACTCCTGACCCCCAGAATGCAAATCTGGTGCTCTCCCAACTGAGCTAAGCGCCCTTCAACAAAAAAACTATCAACTCAAAAAAGATTCCTCTCTTTGGCTGATGCCTTTTTCGTTTTCTTTGACTTAAAGAAGATTGCAAAAACAGAGTGCGGGACTTTGACCTAGAATTGAGGCTGCCTTACGGCAATCCTTCTATTCCTAGAAAGGAGGTGATCCAGCCGCAGGTTCCCCTACGGCTACCTTGTTACGACTTAACCCCAATCATCGCACAAGCCTTGGCAAGCTGCCCCCTTACGGTTAGCCCACCTGCTTCTGGCTTATACAACTTTCGTGGTTTGACGGGCGGTGTGTACAAGGCCCGGGAACGTATTCACCGCAGCTTGATGATCTGCGATTACTAGAGATTCCAACTTCATGTGGTCGAGTTGCAGACCACAATCCGAACTGAGACCATGTTTTTGCGTTTTGCTCCACCTCTCGATTTCGCTTCGCTTTGTCTTGGCCATTGTAGTACGTGTGTAGCCCTGGATGTAAGGGCCATGAGGACTTGACGTCATCCCCACCTTCCTCCGGTTTATCACCGGCAGTACCCCTATAGTTGCCAACTTAATGATGCCAAATAAGGGAAAGGGTTGCGCTCGTTGCGGGACTTAACCCAACATCTCACGACACGAGCTGACGACAGCCATGCAGCACCTGTATCCGTGTGTATTGCTACTATTACGCATCTCTGCGCTTTTCACGGTATGTCAAACCCAGGTAAGGTTCTTCGCGTTGCTTCGAATTAAACCACATACTCCACCTCTTGTGCCGGCCCCGTCAATTCCTTTGAGTTTTAGCCTTGCGGCCGTACTCCCCAGGCGGATAACTTAACGCGTGTGCTCCGGTACTGAAGGGGTCAACTCCTCCAACACCTAGTTATCATCGTTTACGGCGTGGACTACCAGGGTATCTAATCCTGTTTGCTCCCCACGCTTTCGTTCCTCAGCGTCAGTTGTCGGCCAGGTGGTCGCCTTCGCCTCCGGTGTTCCTGCTGATCTCTACGGATGTCACTCCTACACCAGCAATTCCACCACCCTCTCCAACACTCAAGACACACAGTCTCAAATGCACGTCCCAGGTTAAGCCCAGGGATTTCACACTTGACTTGCATGCCCGCCTACGAACCCTTTACGCCCAGTAATTCCGAACAACGCTCGCACCCTTCGTATTACCGCGGCTGCTGGCACGAAGTTTGCCGGTGCTTCTTCTTCTGGTACCATCAAAAAAACAGACTATTAACCTGCTTTCCCTTCTCCCCAGCCGAAAGAGCTTTACAACCCGAAGGCCTTCGTCACTCACGCGGCGTTGCTGCGTCAGGGTTGCCCCCATTGCGCAATATTCCCCACTGCTGCCTCCCGTAGGAGTCTGGGCCGTGTCTCAGTCCCAGTGTGGCTGATCGTCCTCTCAGACCAGCTATCCATCTTCGCCTTGGTGGGCCGTTACCCCGCCAACTAACTAATGGAACATGGGCTCATCTTATGGCTGCTGGCCTTACGGTCCCAGCATTTCCAAAGTCTTGCGACTCTGCTTACGCGGTCTTAGCTACAGTTTCCCGTAGTTATCCCCCTCCACAAGGCAGATCCCCATGCATTACTCACCCGTGCGCCACTAAGGTATTGCTACCTCCGTCCGACTTGCATGTGTTAGGCACGCCGCCAGCGTTCGTTCTGAGCCAGGATCAAACTCTTAGCTCTTATTTCTTGTCTTGCGACTTTTTCTTCTTCTTGACGTCGTCTCTTTGTAAAAACCTTGCGGCTCTTACTAGGGACGCTCTCGCTTCGTGCTCCTGTTTGACTTCCTCTAAACCCCTTACGAAGCTTAAACTCTACTCAAACTCTCACACTCGGCTTTCGTCCCGCACTCTGTTTCTGCTCTCTTCTCTTGTCAAATAACGTAGCACCATGTTGCAACTTTCTTGGAGTTTTTGACTCCCAGGAAAGCTCTGGTGAGAGAACTAGCTACAGAATCAAAATTAGTTTGTCAAATTTTTCAAAAGCAAAATTTTAAAATTTTATTTTCTAATATTATCAACAAATTAAACTGCTATAAAAAAGTGCTTTTCAACCACCCCTAAAACAGATATCTTTCATTTTTGGAGTGAAAGTAACTAATTTAAAAGGATTTTTTTATGCATATAGGATTAATTGGTGCATCAGGAAGACTTGGTAGCTTGGTAAAAACAATTTTTATTGAACAAAATATTGATGTTATAGAAATCACACGGGAATCGCTCATTGAACCAGCTAATTTTAAAAGCGTATTGTTAAAAATGAACAACGACATGGTGATTTTAGATTTAAGTTTGCCATCAGGGACTCTATCTTTACTTAACATACTAAAAAATTTAGATAACTTTACTTTGGAAAGAATTAGAGGGGTTGTAATTGGCACTACAGGCCATGACGCCAATAATAATTCATTGATTCATCAGCTTTCTCATAAACTTCCAATCTGTGTTGTTTCAAATTTTTCAAAGGGAGTTTACTTGTTTGAAGAAATACTCAATGCAAAGACAACTCATGGACATACCGTTTTTGAGCTTGCAAGAAATTTAGGATTTGACTTAGCACTCTCAGAAACACATCACACAAAAAAAATTGACGCACCGAGCGGTACAGCCATGACATTGGCAGAAGCAGGAGCAATTCCTAAAGCAAAAATAAGCTCATTGCGTGTAGGAAAAATTGTTGGTGAACACACCATTGTTATGAGCAAGGAGTCTGAAACCTTTGAATTAAAACAC
This region of Spirobacillus cienkowskii genomic DNA includes:
- a CDS encoding 4-hydroxy-tetrahydrodipicolinate reductase codes for the protein MHIGLIGASGRLGSLVKTIFIEQNIDVIEITRESLIEPANFKSVLLKMNNDMVILDLSLPSGTLSLLNILKNLDNFTLERIRGVVIGTTGHDANNNSLIHQLSHKLPICVVSNFSKGVYLFEEILNAKTTHGHTVFELARNLGFDLALSETHHTKKIDAPSGTAMTLAEAGAIPKAKISSLRVGKIVGEHTIVMSKESETFELKHIAHHRKLFAEGAVDLCKNIFSQRPKPGLLEKGKFF